GAGATTTTTCCTTTTACCGCAATCCTTCAGCTGATCTGTTACTGACTGAAGATGAGATTAGTGAAGATATTTTTAATGAAGGAGATATCCTTCATTTTTGCTCAGTTGACTTAGTAGAAAGCCCTATGAAAAAAGCTCATACTAAAGCAATTCATTCTGCTAAGAAAAAAGGTGCTGTGATCAGCTTTGATCCAAATGTACGTCTACCATTATGGGATGATCCTCAAGACTGTAGAAGAACAATTTTGAACTTTCTCCCTGAAGCACATCTTGTAAAGATTTCAGATGAGGAATTAGAGTTTATTACAGGAGTGAAAGATGTCGAAGAGGCGATTCAATCATTATTTATTGGAGATGTGAAAGCTGTTATCTACACAAAAGGATCAGAAGGAGCTGACCTTTATGTTAATGGGGAATTTTGCATTCATTCACCTGGATACAATGTTTCTGTTCAAGATACAACAGGGGCGGGAGATGCCTTTATTGGGGGTTTTCTTTATAAGCTACTTGAGAAGAATGTGATTGTATCTCAAATAGGTACTCTCCTAAAAGAAGAAAGTGAAGAAATCCTTGCTTATGCCAATGCAAGTGGTGCTATAACTACAACTGGCAAAGGAGCAATTTCAGCTATTCCAACTCAAGAGCAAATTTATGCATTTATAAAAGCACAATAAACAGCTTGAGGGGCTAAACAGCCTCTCAAGCTTATTATTTGTCGTTAGATGAATTTCTAGAAGAGTTTGATCTATATTTGTTTTGTTTCGTTAATGTTAAATTACGAGCTCGAAGTCTAGTAGCAGGTGTATTATTATTTGGAGCTGCTTGTTCATTCCAATCAGACATATAAACTTAACCTCCTTTTATTCTTAAACTTTCTTCCCTCTCATTAGTTTTTCAAATGTATCCATGGAAGGATCTCGTTTTATTTCATGATCAAAAGGGTTTTTTTCTTGGGAAAATTCAGGATCAGCATCAAGTCTTATCCCCATCTGAGAACCTTCTGTTGATAACGGATCATTTATAATTGATTCCCTCTCTCCATCTTGATGGGGAGTCACCTCTGAATTCTGATTTCGCCTATTCATCTTATCACCTCAAAATTTAACTTTGGTTTTAAGATATCAAAGGAAGGGAGATTCTATTCAAAAACTTTTATTTATGATCATTTAAGATTTTAGTACAGTACCGAAGATAGAGTAGGTATAAGAATTGAATAGATAGAAACTGTTGCAATGTATAGGAAATAGTGATAATCTTTATTAGACTAATTTCTTGCTGTTATTAGTTTTGATTAAAGGATTCATTACAAACTTACATACAATTATATAAATGAACCTTAAATGGTAAATGGGAGAATCTATCTCACAATAGCTGTCTGTCCATGGCCTAACTTCTATATCGAAGTTAGGCCTTTTTATGTTTATATGGAATAAATTGTATAAAATGTTTAAAGCTGCTTGTTGTGCATTGATTAAATATAACTAAGGAGGACATAAAATGAAAAATGTTGATAATTACTACCAAGAAGACCTCCTTCTTCTTAGTAGTACATTAAGTAAACTGCTAAAGCAAAGGTTTGGAAAAGGACCTGAAACATGTTACGTTACATTGCATTCAAACAGATTAGTCATCTTTATAAAAAAATATATAACTCCTGCTGAAGCCGTTTTGTTGAAGAATAACAATGTAAGCTTATTACAGAAATTCAGGTCCGCTGTTATGGAAGAAGTATTCACTGAGTTTGGCAAAGAAGCACATGATTGCCTTGGTATTTCTTTTGATTCTTATTATGATGATTGGAATTTTAAAAGAAACACGGGAATAATGATTTTGGAGAATAGTGGATCTAAAGAATGGCTCGAAACAACAGTACCTCCTACAATCAGGGAGAATCTTTTTAACGGAATAATTTCGGTTAGTGAGGAAATATATAAAGTACCAAGTAGAGTAGAAATCATTAGAATGAATCAAAATATGTATGCTGTAGAATGCAGAGAACCTTTAATTCAAATTGAAAAAGTTTTGTATCGCAAAGGACATATAGAGTTGCTACAAGAGCGTTCCAATGATATTAAGAACTCCTTTATTAAACAAAAAGAGGTTTTTGAATCAATTTTCACTACAGTTGTAGAAGATATATTTATGATTTGGGACTACAAAAATGATAGGAGCTATATTTTCTTTTATTTACAATAGAAGAGATTATTTACTTTCATTTGAATATTTTATATTATTAAATTAAGAAGAAAAGATAATAATGCTTTTTCTTTTAAATGAAGCTAAGTGCTATATTTATCAACTAGAAATAAACTAATTTAAATACTTGGTAGAAATGATTTAGAAAAATAAGCTAAACATAAGCCAAAATAGCAAAAAGAATATTTCTTTTTGCTATTTTGGCTTTTTTATGTTTGTTAGTTTTTGAAGGAATAGGAGCTCGTTACAACATGATAAAGCAGGATCAACAGCATACTTTCGAATATTTACAATCTTTAAAAGTCATTAACAAAATCACAACTGTTATGTTATATGAAGTAACTCAGCTTATTGGAGATATGAAGCAGATTGTGTGTCAACAGGAGAAAGAACTTTCTAATGTTATACTTCCTATAGCAAATACTCATTCAGATATTATTAATGTTATGAAGCAAACATCAGTCTTGATGAAACTGGAACCTATTGAAAAACAGTTATTTATTAATATGGTTGCATCACTCACGGAGTTAATCTGTGAAATGCTGAAGAATATTGAGAATGCCAAAATTTTTCTGGAGAGAATGGATGCCACTCACTCTTTTAGATTACAATTAAAATATCAATTAGATTATTTAAGTTGCTTACTGACAGAACTTATTATTGTAAATTGAGACATACTGTGGAAAACACAGTATGTTTTTTTATAAGGTGTATTCTTATTGAAAAAGAAATAATCGTTCATACTAGATATTAAATAAAGAAGGAGAGAGGAGTCTAATATAATGGATGATAATGCGATATTAAGCCTTCAAAAGGATATAAGCGGCTATGTTGGTAAGATGTTTCGAGAGAGCTTTGGTAAGGGACCACAATCTGTGTATACTTCAGTAGGGTACACATTTATCACGATTTACTTAAGGAACTTTCTTACCCCCTCTGAGCGTGTTTTGTTGGAACAAGACCAGATCATGACAATCATGCAAATGAGAGATAAACTAATGGATACACTTATTCCTGAACTGAGGGCTTTTATTGAGATATCTACTAGTAAAAAAATTCAGGAAGTTTATTATGACTGGAATTTACACAATAAATCTGGGATGGTTACTTGTGTTAGTTCTGAACCGTTTACACCTAAAGAGGTATTAGTTGAGGAGTATATTGGCAAGGAAAAGGTTGATAACGAGGTTATTCAAATTAGTAAGCAAGCACAGAAGATACCTGAAGAGATCTATTCCTGTGAAATTAATGAAAGAACTCTAGTAATTATTCGTAATGGAATCCTCGTGAGAATTGAAAAGGAACTCATTCGACTTGGTCATGGTGATCTTTTAAAACGAGTTAAGCAGAATTTGGAGAAAGGGTATTTGCATAACAACAGCCAATTAGAAGCTACCCTCAACAAACAAATTATCGAAATGTTTGTGGATTGGGATTTTGACTTAGATAAAAGTGTCATTCTTTTTATGTTAAATCCTACAGAGCCAAAAAAGCATAATTACAGACAAGTTGATATTGAATAGAAGAGAGGTGAGGGTATGGATCAAGAAACTTTAAATATGATTAGTAGCTTTACAAGTAAGTTACTAAGAAAGAATTTTGGCAAGGGGCCACAATCCTGTCAATCAACACTGTGTGGTAAATATTTAGTTACATATATCCGTGGTTTTATTTCACCAATGGAAGAGATCCTTATACAACAAGGACAAAATAATCAGGTTGACAAGGCTAGAACCGTGATCATTAACCATATTATTGAAGAATTAAAGGATGTTGAGGAAAGTTATCATGATTGGAATTTTCCCAATAACTCTGGAGTGATTATATTTGTTATGGATGATGAAGTAGAAAAGTGTGCATCAGACCAAAATGTTGATTTCAAGAGGCTAGAAACAGAGGTTGCTCGACTGAGTCAATTGGTGCAAAAAATTCCAGATCAAATTTATGTGTATCCTCTTTCATCTTCTCTTTATTTAATCGAGAGGAAAGGAATTCTTATTCCAATTGAAAAATCACTAATCAAGAAAGGGTTTGCAGAGGAGCTTAAGATTACAAAGGATGAATTAGAGAAAACTTATTTCCATAGATATGGAAAATTTGATAATATATTCAATACTACTATCAAGGATATCTTTATTGATTGGAACTTTAAAGAAGATAAGTCATTTGTTGCTTTTATCTTAGGATCTTAAGGTGTATATAAAAAAGTTCACAAGATTTATGTGAACTTTTTTATGCTTTATTTCATTTCATTAAGCAGTATACGGCTTCTTAGAAGCATTTTGTTCTTTGGAGCTTTTCCTAACGCCTTTAAATTTGATGTTAACTATAGTCCCCTTACCAGGTTCACTTTCAAATTTTAACGTTCCACCCATAGCCTCAATCAATCGGATCGTCACCATTAATCCTAAACCTGTTCCATTTTCTTTTGTTGTGTGATATGGCTTACCGATTCCTTGGAGTTGCTCTACTGTCATTCCTAAGCCGGTATCTATTACTTGAATGGAGATTACCTGGCTTTTTTCACAAAAGATCACAGTAATCTTCACACTTCCACTATCTGTTGCTTCAATTGCATTCTTTACCAAATTTAAGATCGCTTGTTTAAATTTAAACGGATCTACCTTAATGTATAAATCTTTTTCTATTTGGTGTTCGAGTCTAATTCCTTTTATATTAGCATAGGATTGCATAAGGAGAATAATTTCTTTTAGTGACTTACCAACCCTAATTTCCTCAGTTTTCATGTCTTGTTGTGGTTTTGCAAAATTCAAATAATCCGAAATGATTGACTCAGCCCGATCTAGTTCATCAATAGCGGTGTCCATATAATGATGGAGTTCTTTATCAACTTTCACTTTTGTTAGTTGAATAAATCCTCTTACCACTGTTAATGGATTACGTACTTCATGGGCAATTGAGGCTGCAAGCTCACTTACAATATTAAGCTTTTCAGCATCATGAATTTGTTCTGATAGCTTAAGGTTAGATCGTACACTTTCTGTAAGATAAGCGTAGATCATTATACCAATTACATAGGAAGCACCCATTTGTAAGTAAAGATGACTTCCTAGTTGATATAAAAACTCCAACTGATTTAAGTATAGAAAGTGTAATAAAATGGAAGAAATAACTACAAAAAAAGTTAGAATTGAAGTAAAGAGTGTAATAAGAATTTTGCTAACTTTACGTAATTCATGATATTTTTTCTTGATCAAAATAATAAGTATATAAAGTATGAGTGCAACAACTAGTACATTAACTGATGCAAGAAAACCGCCTAATGTAAAACGATATCCTACTAATAACAATCCACAGATAATGGTGGATACTTTCCCCATGTAGAGTGCACAAACAACAAACGGAACCCAACGTAAATCCCATAGGAAGCCGCCGTTTAATTCACCTGAAAGAATAGGGAAATACATACTTAAAATGGACGCAAAACCAAAAACTAGTCCTGCAAAAAGATCAGTTCTTTTTTTAGTAGAATGGGAAAAAATCAATTGATAAAAATAGATTGGTGATAGCACGATCAGCAGGTTGAATAACACCTGACCAATACTACTTGATGATGTTAACAAAGACCTTCACATCCTTATTTTTTTCATTTTTTAATATCGTTTGTCTAGTAGATGGGGAACTCATATTGGTGTTATCTAATGAAATGTTTAAACTGGCTATAAAAAAGAAAAAGCCAAAATAAGAGTAGTGTGTTTTCACTACATCTTACTTTGGCTTTAAATTTTAGCTATTAACTAAAAGGCGTAACCTATATTAAGTTGATATCGGTTCATTTTAAAATAGAACTGGGCATCTCTCCCTGTTCCCAATATTAATAATAAAATTTTTTAACATTTTTTTCAACTGAGAAATGCACAAAGAGATAGATAAGCCAGAAAGCATCTGGTTTATCTATCTCTTCGTTAATTGTTATAATTTCTTAGTCAAGAATAACAATTTTCACTGTCTTTCGGCCCCATTGCAATGCTTTTGCACTTGATGGCATGAGAACATCAATTTTATGACCTATAATCGCACCACCTGTGTCACCAGCGATTGCAACACCATATCCTTCAACCCACACTTTTGAACCAAGTGGGATAACGCCTGGGTCTACAGCAATTAATTTCATGTTTGGATTCTTCTTTATGTTATATCCTAAATAAGTAACATCGTTTTTAGTATCTTCATGGCTATAAGCTGTTGCGGAAACATACATTTCTTTTCCGGAAACAGTAGAAGTGTCTTTGTTATTTGTTGGAGGAGCAACAGTTTGCTGAGCTTGTGCTTCTTCTTGAGCTTTTTTCGCCTTTGCTAATTCAACAGCTCTTGCTTTAGCAGCGGCTTGCTCTTTTTCTAACTTATCTGAAATAGAGGTAATTTGTGATTGTATAGTTGATTTTTCTTTTTCAGCGAGATTAATTTCTTCTGAAAGCTTTTGATATTTTTCCTGCATAACAGCTAATGCTTCGTTTCTTTTTACACGGTTTTCTTCTAGTTCAGCTTTCTTAGCTTCAAGATCACTTTGTTGTGTATGAAGAAGTTGTTGTTGACGATCAATTTCTTTTTTATCTTCTTCAATCTGCTTTAAATCAGCTTCTTGTTGATCTATTATTTTTTGATCTGCGTCTAGTAAAGTGGCAACTGCACCAACTCGTTCAAAGAAATTACCAATGCTTTCTGAATTAATGAGGGTTTCAATCACAACTGTCGTTCGGTCACTATGTTGAAGAGCGACTAAACGCTTTTCCATAATTCCTTCACGAGCATATACTTTATCAAGTAAAAGCACTATTTCCTCTTTTTTCTGTGCAATTATTTTCTGAGTTTCTGATATTTTTGCTTCTACTTCAGCTAAACTTTTCTCGTTAGTAGAAATCTGATTTTCTAAGGCTTGTACGTTTTCTTGAATGTCTTTTACTTCTTCATTTATCGCTTGTTGCTCTTTTTCTTTTTGAAGAATGGTTTGTTGACTCTGCTCTAGCTGTTCATTGGCACGATCTAAAGATGCCTTTGTTGATTCTGCGTTTGCCACGTAAGAAATAGGTAAGGATAATAAAAGGATACCAATTGTGGCAATAGTTTGCTTAAAAGCTCGCATATAGCAACCCCTTTCTCGTCTATCTAGTTATAACATAGAAATAGATTTCGTAGGTTACAATTAGATTAAAAGTTCAGGGAATTACTTCCACTCAATCTAGTATTATCTTATATTTTTAAGTTGGAATTGGCTATGTGAAGGGGATGAAGACCAAAACGGTATAGGGAAATAAGGGAAATGGTCTTCATAAGGGGGATGAAGACCAAAGCGGCATAGGGAAAAGAGGGAAATGGTCTTCATAAGGGGGATGAAGACCAAAACGGCAAAGGAAAAAGAGGGAAATGGTCTTCATAAGGGGGATGAAGACCAAAGCGGCATAGGGAAAAGAGGGAAATGGTCTTCATAAGGGGGATGAAGACCAAAGCAGCAATGGAAAAAGGGGAAATGGTATTCATAAGGAGGATGAAGACCAAAAAAGCAAAGGAAGAAGAGGGAAATGGTCTTCATAAGGGGGATGAAGACCAAAGCAGCAAAGGAAAAAGAGGGAAATGTTCTTCATAAGGGGGATGAAGACCAAAGCGGCAAAGGAAAAAGAGGGAAGTGGTCTTCACCAAAGAAAGAACATGAAACATGTCCTTCAATAGAGAGCAAAAAAGAAGAACATCCCGAATGTTCTTCTTTTTTAGGTCTTGAAGTATTAATTATTGTTGCTGCCATTCTTGTAATTTACGATCTGAGGGGAGCAAGAAAGCTAAAATACCTAATACAGGTAGTAAAGCCACTCCAATCATTGTTGTTGTTAATCCTAATTTATCAATAATTGCGCCTAAAGCAACTGATCCAATTGCTCCC
This genomic stretch from Metabacillus sp. B2-18 harbors:
- a CDS encoding carbohydrate kinase family protein, whose translation is MGRLFSIGEVLIDFIPEQKGIALKDVVSFERAPGGAPANVAAAVAKSGGSAAMITKLGVDAFGDFLVETLNNVGVNTEHVLRTNEANTALAFVSLKEDGERDFSFYRNPSADLLLTEDEISEDIFNEGDILHFCSVDLVESPMKKAHTKAIHSAKKKGAVISFDPNVRLPLWDDPQDCRRTILNFLPEAHLVKISDEELEFITGVKDVEEAIQSLFIGDVKAVIYTKGSEGADLYVNGEFCIHSPGYNVSVQDTTGAGDAFIGGFLYKLLEKNVIVSQIGTLLKEESEEILAYANASGAITTTGKGAISAIPTQEQIYAFIKAQ
- a CDS encoding Na-translocating system protein MpsC family protein, which produces MKNVDNYYQEDLLLLSSTLSKLLKQRFGKGPETCYVTLHSNRLVIFIKKYITPAEAVLLKNNNVSLLQKFRSAVMEEVFTEFGKEAHDCLGISFDSYYDDWNFKRNTGIMILENSGSKEWLETTVPPTIRENLFNGIISVSEEIYKVPSRVEIIRMNQNMYAVECREPLIQIEKVLYRKGHIELLQERSNDIKNSFIKQKEVFESIFTTVVEDIFMIWDYKNDRSYIFFYLQ
- a CDS encoding Na-translocating system protein MpsC family protein, whose translation is MDDNAILSLQKDISGYVGKMFRESFGKGPQSVYTSVGYTFITIYLRNFLTPSERVLLEQDQIMTIMQMRDKLMDTLIPELRAFIEISTSKKIQEVYYDWNLHNKSGMVTCVSSEPFTPKEVLVEEYIGKEKVDNEVIQISKQAQKIPEEIYSCEINERTLVIIRNGILVRIEKELIRLGHGDLLKRVKQNLEKGYLHNNSQLEATLNKQIIEMFVDWDFDLDKSVILFMLNPTEPKKHNYRQVDIE
- a CDS encoding Na-translocating system protein MpsC family protein, whose translation is MDQETLNMISSFTSKLLRKNFGKGPQSCQSTLCGKYLVTYIRGFISPMEEILIQQGQNNQVDKARTVIINHIIEELKDVEESYHDWNFPNNSGVIIFVMDDEVEKCASDQNVDFKRLETEVARLSQLVQKIPDQIYVYPLSSSLYLIERKGILIPIEKSLIKKGFAEELKITKDELEKTYFHRYGKFDNIFNTTIKDIFIDWNFKEDKSFVAFILGS
- a CDS encoding sensor histidine kinase encodes the protein MLTSSSSIGQVLFNLLIVLSPIYFYQLIFSHSTKKRTDLFAGLVFGFASILSMYFPILSGELNGGFLWDLRWVPFVVCALYMGKVSTIICGLLLVGYRFTLGGFLASVNVLVVALILYILIILIKKKYHELRKVSKILITLFTSILTFFVVISSILLHFLYLNQLEFLYQLGSHLYLQMGASYVIGIMIYAYLTESVRSNLKLSEQIHDAEKLNIVSELAASIAHEVRNPLTVVRGFIQLTKVKVDKELHHYMDTAIDELDRAESIISDYLNFAKPQQDMKTEEIRVGKSLKEIILLMQSYANIKGIRLEHQIEKDLYIKVDPFKFKQAILNLVKNAIEATDSGSVKITVIFCEKSQVISIQVIDTGLGMTVEQLQGIGKPYHTTKENGTGLGLMVTIRLIEAMGGTLKFESEPGKGTIVNIKFKGVRKSSKEQNASKKPYTA
- a CDS encoding 3D domain-containing protein; this translates as MRAFKQTIATIGILLLSLPISYVANAESTKASLDRANEQLEQSQQTILQKEKEQQAINEEVKDIQENVQALENQISTNEKSLAEVEAKISETQKIIAQKKEEIVLLLDKVYAREGIMEKRLVALQHSDRTTVVIETLINSESIGNFFERVGAVATLLDADQKIIDQQEADLKQIEEDKKEIDRQQQLLHTQQSDLEAKKAELEENRVKRNEALAVMQEKYQKLSEEINLAEKEKSTIQSQITSISDKLEKEQAAAKARAVELAKAKKAQEEAQAQQTVAPPTNNKDTSTVSGKEMYVSATAYSHEDTKNDVTYLGYNIKKNPNMKLIAVDPGVIPLGSKVWVEGYGVAIAGDTGGAIIGHKIDVLMPSSAKALQWGRKTVKIVILD